In Rutidosis leptorrhynchoides isolate AG116_Rl617_1_P2 chromosome 2, CSIRO_AGI_Rlap_v1, whole genome shotgun sequence, one genomic interval encodes:
- the LOC139893300 gene encoding AT-hook motif nuclear-localized protein 20-like — protein MSNRWWTGQGNLAGVEPSSGGNNSLSLKKPDLGISMNENNTSEDDDRDNNSDDPREGAIETSNNRRPRGRPPGSKNKAKPPIFVTRDSPNALRSHVMEVETGTDIAESIAQFSRKRQRGVCVMSASGTVMNVTLRQPTAPGSVMALQGRFEILSLTGAFLPGPAPPGSTGLTIYLAGGQGQVVGGSVVGPLVASGPVMVIAATFSNATYERLPVEDEEEGDSVVQGGMGGGGGGLSPPGLAMADQPMPPPGYNMQPNLMPNGGGGQMNHEAFGWAHGRPSY, from the coding sequence ATGTCGAATCGATGGTGGACAGGACAAGGTAATCTAGCCGGAGTTGAGCCATCATCGGGTGGTAATAATTCGTTGAGTCTTAAAAAGCCAGATCTAGGCATATCGATGAACGAAAACAATACAAGTGAAGACGATGATAGAGATAACAACAGCGATGATCCAAGAGAAGGTGCGATTGAGACATCAAATAATAGACGACCTAGAGGTCGTCCACCTGGATCAAAAAACAAAGCCAAACCCCCGATTTTCGTAACAAGGGACAGTCCCAACGCACTTCGTAGCCACGTAATGGAAGTTGAAACTGGAACTGATATAGCTGAAAGTATTGCTCAGTTTAGTAGAAAAAGACAAAGAGGGGTTTGTGTTATGAGTGCTAGTGGGACAGTTATGAATGTTACTTTGAGACAACCAACTGCACCTGGATCAGTTATGGCGTTACAAGGACGATTCGAGATTTTATCATTAACTGGAGCCTTTTTACCTGGTCCAGCTCCACCTGGATCAACTGGTTTGACTATTTATTTAGCAGGAGGTCAAGGTCAAGTTGTTGGTGGGAGCGTTGTGGGCCCGTTGGTAGCATCTGGCCCAGTGATGGTAATTGCAGCCACATTTTCTAATGCGACATACGAAAGACTTCCTGTTGAGGATGAAGAGGAAGGGGATAGTGTTGTGCAAGGTGGAATGGGCGGTGGAGGTGGTGGTTTATCGCCGCCTGGTCTCGCGATGGCTGATCAGCCGATGCCGCCACCGGGGTATAATATGCAGCCGAATTTGATGCCTAATGGTGGTGGCGGACAAATGAACCATGAAGCATTTGGTTGGGCTCATGGCAGGCCTTCATATTAA